AGGGAAACCTTCTCTTCCACCGCCTCTGTGGGATTGATCGCGCTCGCCCGTTCGTTGTCGATCATGTCGCGCGCCATCAGGTGGCGGCGGTTGGATGTGGCGTAGAACAGAACGTTCTCCGGGCGCCCCTCGATACCGCCTTCGAGGACGGTCTTTAGGGATTTGTACGATGCATCTTCGCTGTCGAAGGAAAGATCGTCGCTGAAAACGATGCAACGGTGTTCCGTGCCGCGAATACGTTCGAGCAGGTGGGGGAGGGTGGCGATATCTTCGCGATGGATCTCAATCAAAATAAGGGCGTGGGGCGTCGTGGCGTTGATTTCGCCATGAACGGCTTTGACCAGGGAGCTTTTTCCGGTGCCCCGTGCGCCCCACAAAAGGGCGTTGTTCGCCGGTAGGCCCCGGGCGAATCTGCGGGTGTTTTCCATCAAGATTTCGCCTTGGCGCTCGATGCCCTTGAGCAACCCAAACGCGACCCGGTTGACCCGGGGGACGGGGTGAAGGCGCTCCGTGTCGGCCTGCCAGACA
This genomic window from Varunaivibrio sulfuroxidans contains:
- a CDS encoding ATP-binding protein, coding for MSDEIPTLCDVSTVLERIARALERIAPPPRADDAMGSQDAYVWQADTERLHPVPRVNRVAFGLLKGIERQGEILMENTRRFARGLPANNALLWGARGTGKSSLVKAVHGEINATTPHALILIEIHREDIATLPHLLERIRGTEHRCIVFSDDLSFDSEDASYKSLKTVLEGGIEGRPENVLFYATSNRRHLMARDMIDNERASAINPTEAVEEKVSLSDRFGLWLGFHNCDQKTYLAIVEGYAQHYAIAIARERLHALANEWSITRGARSGRVAWQFIQDLAGKEGLTLS